In one Hyphomicrobium sp. 99 genomic region, the following are encoded:
- a CDS encoding pyrimidine 5'-nucleotidase codes for MAASASASDLPKLVKAAAKRGFGHVDTWIFDLDNTLYPASCNLFAQVDLRMSEFIAKTIGVPREHARHLQKAYYRQFGTTLAGLMKVHKLPPGPFLEYVHDIDLSVVPVMPDLAAAIAALPGRRLIFTNGSRLHAENVARKLGVLDLFEDICDIAAMEYVPKPEREAFDRMLKLHAVPAAQAAMFEDMPHNLVPASTLGMTTVLVHSDYIDHPAQLKIREWRELPDHVHYLTRDLTKFLVDEVSAPVKSDRT; via the coding sequence ATGGCGGCTTCCGCCTCAGCGTCCGATTTGCCGAAGCTCGTGAAGGCGGCCGCCAAGCGCGGTTTCGGTCACGTCGATACCTGGATTTTCGATCTCGACAACACGCTTTATCCGGCGTCGTGCAATCTCTTCGCGCAGGTCGATCTGCGCATGAGCGAGTTCATCGCCAAGACAATCGGTGTTCCGCGCGAGCACGCCCGCCATCTGCAGAAAGCCTACTACCGGCAGTTCGGCACGACACTCGCCGGGCTGATGAAAGTGCACAAGCTGCCGCCGGGTCCGTTTCTAGAATACGTGCACGATATCGATCTTTCCGTCGTGCCGGTGATGCCGGATCTCGCCGCCGCGATCGCCGCTCTTCCGGGCCGCCGGCTAATCTTCACCAACGGCTCGCGCCTTCACGCGGAGAACGTCGCGCGGAAGCTCGGCGTGCTCGATCTCTTCGAGGACATCTGCGATATCGCGGCGATGGAGTACGTGCCGAAGCCCGAGCGGGAAGCCTTCGACCGGATGCTGAAACTGCACGCGGTGCCTGCAGCGCAGGCGGCGATGTTTGAAGACATGCCGCATAACCTCGTGCCGGCGTCGACGCTCGGCATGACGACGGTGCTCGTTCATTCCGACTACATCGATCATCCCGCGCAGTTGAAAATCCGGGAATGGCGCGAGCTTCCCGACCACGTCCATTATTTGACGCGTGATCTCACGAAATTCCTCGTCGACGAGGTTTCGGCGCCCGTGAAATCTGATCGGACATGA
- the argB gene encoding acetylglutamate kinase, with translation MTSTKSISENAVAAPAEKPLSAHQQARILAEAIPHLILYDEKTVVIKFGGNAMGDEQLFKAFAQDIVYLKQSGINPIVVHGGGPQIGSMLSKLAIKSDFVNGLRVTDKATIEIVEMVLCGKINKEIVSAINQQGGKAVGISGKDANLMIAKKITQMPDPQSNELKEVDIGYVGDPLEVNPHIVEVISKSDLIPVIAPVAISRDGETLNVNADTFASALAARMQAKRLLLLTDVSGVLDENKQLIPSLTIEAARAMIKSGAISGGMIPKIEGCIEVVEAGVEGVVVIDGRVPHCVLLELFTEHGVGTLVRRAERKKGKA, from the coding sequence GTGACGTCTACCAAAAGTATCTCGGAAAATGCTGTCGCGGCGCCGGCCGAAAAGCCCCTCAGCGCGCATCAGCAAGCGCGGATCCTCGCGGAAGCCATTCCGCACCTCATTCTTTATGATGAAAAGACCGTCGTCATCAAATTCGGCGGCAACGCGATGGGCGACGAGCAGCTTTTCAAAGCCTTCGCGCAGGACATCGTCTACCTGAAGCAATCGGGCATCAATCCGATCGTGGTGCATGGCGGCGGTCCGCAAATCGGCAGCATGCTGTCGAAGCTCGCGATCAAGTCGGATTTCGTCAACGGCCTGCGCGTGACCGACAAGGCGACGATCGAGATCGTCGAGATGGTCCTTTGCGGAAAGATCAACAAGGAGATCGTTTCCGCCATCAACCAGCAAGGCGGCAAGGCGGTCGGCATCTCCGGCAAAGATGCCAACTTGATGATTGCCAAGAAGATCACGCAGATGCCGGATCCTCAGTCGAACGAGCTGAAGGAGGTCGACATCGGGTATGTCGGCGATCCGCTCGAGGTCAATCCGCACATCGTCGAAGTCATTTCGAAGTCCGATCTCATTCCGGTGATCGCGCCTGTCGCCATCAGTCGCGACGGCGAGACGTTGAACGTCAACGCCGACACATTCGCATCGGCACTTGCGGCACGCATGCAGGCGAAGCGGCTGCTGCTGCTGACCGACGTTTCCGGTGTTCTCGACGAGAACAAGCAGCTCATTCCGAGCCTGACGATCGAGGCTGCGCGCGCGATGATCAAGAGCGGTGCGATCTCGGGTGGCATGATCCCGAAGATCGAGGGCTGCATCGAGGTCGTCGAGGCGGGCGTCGAGGGCGTCGTCGTCATTGACGGACGCGTGCCGCATTGCGTGCTCCTCGAACTCTTCACCGAACATGGCGTCGGCACGTTGGTGAGGCGTGCGGAGCGCAAGAAGGGCAAGGCTTGA
- a CDS encoding Clp protease N-terminal domain-containing protein, protein MTATDIAQIPMSSDLGATLARGADFAGSSGAAEVSLEHLLAALCDDPDASAVLDASQIDGERLKADVVARVVASTQPSPNPQDSLGVSNDVRRILEAAAAASRGSRRRDINGAIVLAAIVGDARSTAAEILEAHGLTFDNAIRALQAALAAPREAPAPAQPAPPVADDVLARARERVQSRATPSLREIMKDMPRPAPPAAPYPAPSAEEPSVPLPEVVSAPEAEPARPQPSFNTGEVAEPQFGADPRPAAEAPAPSPSLPASLDPRLPIGGERETPQRTEPSFGGAPSANSQPSAPGPSPVGQGRKPSWSQPTWSGQQAPAQPAMRDDQSFPLPHPPGAISPDASPAAPPSDIFSGLPPRPQPSRVQPPPIPPGAPMPGGPAGARMRGPMPSNIPMGPGAPMGAPMGMPGQQRPNPNLGHDPAFRSGPAMGAPPQQRPGPEGKPRRKAKGGKAPNVETGQLAENIPRAMRVGKTSRAEIRIAKASIKALTEGLDGDGKVWQHSVAVTKAMSVRIRAPEGGFFIESASPETQWIESNLGYASDDFASWRFLITPQTRGWSSLQIIVSARTIGDGVAAETALPDQLVEVKVRTNFARTFARLFGWTIAAIVGGALATFGEAGMGTATALMHKILH, encoded by the coding sequence GTGACGGCCACAGATATTGCGCAGATTCCGATGTCGTCCGATCTCGGCGCCACGCTGGCGCGGGGAGCCGATTTCGCAGGTTCGAGCGGCGCGGCGGAGGTTTCGCTCGAGCACTTGCTGGCCGCCCTCTGCGACGATCCCGACGCCAGCGCCGTGCTCGACGCGAGCCAAATCGATGGCGAGCGGCTGAAAGCCGACGTCGTCGCGCGCGTCGTGGCAAGCACGCAACCATCTCCGAACCCTCAAGATTCGCTGGGTGTCTCCAACGACGTCCGGCGCATACTCGAGGCCGCCGCCGCTGCCTCGCGCGGGAGCCGCCGCCGGGACATCAACGGCGCGATCGTGCTCGCAGCCATCGTTGGCGACGCGCGGAGCACGGCGGCCGAAATTCTCGAAGCTCACGGATTGACGTTCGATAACGCGATCCGTGCTCTGCAAGCAGCACTCGCCGCCCCGCGTGAAGCACCGGCGCCCGCTCAGCCCGCGCCACCCGTCGCCGATGACGTCCTCGCCCGCGCCCGCGAACGCGTTCAATCGCGCGCGACGCCCTCCTTGCGGGAAATCATGAAGGATATGCCGCGGCCCGCGCCGCCGGCTGCTCCGTATCCGGCCCCCTCGGCTGAAGAGCCCTCAGTGCCACTGCCTGAGGTCGTGTCCGCGCCCGAAGCCGAACCGGCTAGGCCGCAGCCATCCTTCAATACCGGTGAAGTCGCCGAACCTCAGTTCGGAGCCGATCCTCGTCCCGCGGCCGAAGCTCCCGCACCTTCGCCATCGTTGCCTGCATCGCTTGATCCGCGACTGCCAATCGGCGGCGAACGCGAAACGCCACAGCGCACCGAACCGAGCTTTGGTGGCGCGCCCAGCGCAAACTCCCAGCCGTCCGCTCCCGGACCTTCCCCTGTCGGACAAGGACGCAAGCCTTCCTGGTCTCAGCCAACTTGGTCGGGACAGCAGGCTCCGGCTCAACCCGCGATGCGGGACGACCAGTCCTTTCCCCTGCCCCATCCGCCAGGCGCTATATCGCCCGACGCGAGCCCCGCCGCTCCGCCTTCCGATATTTTCTCAGGGTTGCCGCCGCGTCCGCAGCCTTCAAGGGTTCAGCCGCCACCAATTCCGCCTGGCGCCCCCATGCCCGGAGGTCCGGCGGGCGCGCGGATGCGTGGGCCAATGCCTTCGAATATCCCGATGGGTCCAGGCGCACCGATGGGTGCTCCGATGGGCATGCCTGGCCAGCAGCGACCGAACCCCAATCTCGGTCACGACCCTGCATTCCGCTCAGGTCCGGCGATGGGCGCTCCGCCGCAGCAACGGCCGGGGCCGGAAGGCAAGCCGCGCCGCAAGGCGAAAGGCGGGAAAGCCCCGAATGTCGAAACCGGACAGCTCGCGGAAAACATTCCACGCGCGATGCGCGTCGGAAAAACTTCGCGCGCCGAAATCCGCATCGCCAAAGCCTCGATCAAGGCGCTGACGGAAGGCCTCGATGGCGATGGTAAGGTCTGGCAGCACTCGGTCGCCGTGACGAAGGCGATGTCGGTTCGCATTCGCGCGCCCGAAGGCGGCTTCTTCATCGAGTCCGCGTCGCCGGAGACGCAATGGATCGAAAGCAATCTCGGCTACGCGAGCGACGATTTCGCGAGCTGGCGCTTTCTGATCACGCCGCAAACGCGCGGCTGGTCGAGCTTGCAGATCATCGTCTCGGCGCGAACGATCGGCGACGGCGTCGCGGCAGAAACCGCGCTTCCCGATCAACTCGTCGAGGTGAAGGTTCGCACCAACTTCGCCCGCACGTTCGCACGGCTGTTCGGTTGGACGATCGCAGCAATCGTCGGCGGCGCGCTCGCAACCTTTGGCGAAGCCGGCATGGGGACGGCGACGGCCCTAATGCACAAAATCCTGCACTGA
- the yihA gene encoding ribosome biogenesis GTP-binding protein YihA/YsxC — protein sequence MTDAETLSADQIEKGRRLFTRAWTFARGTPDLDHLPPDDRPEISFAGRSNVGKSSLINALVGQLRLARASNTPGRTQELNFFTDPEADLFLVDMPGYGFAEAPKEKVAAWNKVIRAYLAGRRTLLRVFLLIDARHGLKPPDDEILDLLDGAAVSYQVVLTKADKIKPTELEKVKERTLKALAKHPAAFPSIIATSSEKGLGFEELRGTIAQLLESHGQ from the coding sequence ATGACAGACGCTGAAACCTTATCGGCTGACCAGATAGAAAAAGGCCGGCGTCTTTTTACGCGCGCCTGGACGTTCGCGCGCGGCACACCCGATCTCGATCATCTGCCACCCGACGATAGGCCTGAGATTTCGTTTGCCGGACGTTCCAACGTCGGCAAGTCGAGCCTCATCAATGCGCTCGTCGGCCAGCTTCGGCTGGCACGGGCGTCGAATACGCCGGGGCGAACGCAGGAACTCAATTTCTTCACGGATCCGGAAGCCGATCTCTTTCTCGTCGACATGCCGGGCTATGGATTTGCGGAAGCGCCGAAGGAGAAGGTTGCGGCCTGGAACAAGGTCATTCGCGCCTATCTCGCAGGCCGGCGAACGCTTCTCAGGGTGTTTCTTCTCATCGATGCGCGGCACGGACTGAAGCCGCCCGACGATGAGATTCTGGATCTGCTCGACGGAGCCGCCGTCTCCTATCAGGTCGTCCTGACCAAAGCCGACAAGATCAAGCCGACGGAACTCGAGAAGGTCAAGGAGCGCACGCTGAAGGCGCTCGCGAAGCACCCGGCGGCATTTCCTTCCATCATCGCGACATCATCGGAAAAGGGGCTTGGGTTCGAAGAGCTGCGCGGGACGATCGCGCAGCTTCTGGAATCACACGGTCAGTGA